The following are encoded in a window of Lactobacillus panisapium genomic DNA:
- a CDS encoding PTS sugar transporter subunit IIC — protein sequence MADATNSKLTVKTFFNNILAGTATGIIVGLIPNAVVSAILKLFGQNQVTAGIGQALLIFQCATPLLIGALIAIQFKMAPLDVAIVAAAAYVGSGVTKFVPQIVNPATKAPGVFISAGTGDLINTMITAGLATSLILLVGNRFGSVKIVAAPILIGGGAGWIGLLILPYVSKITTWLGTVINSFTNLQPIFMCILIACMFAILIISPISTVAIGMAIQLNGLSAGAAAMGVAATTIVLVVHSWRTNKSGITLAVALGAMKMMMPNLFRHPIILLPTLITAIVSAIPVALFHVSGTPASAGFGLVGLVGPLASIDAGKASISVILALVVWIVIPAVVAIICRFVFEKIFHVYDEKIVFAYLGE from the coding sequence ATGGCAGATGCAACTAACAGCAAATTAACCGTTAAAACCTTTTTTAACAATATTCTAGCAGGAACTGCTACTGGCATTATTGTCGGCTTAATTCCGAACGCCGTAGTGAGTGCCATTTTAAAATTATTTGGTCAAAATCAAGTTACAGCAGGAATAGGTCAGGCACTTTTGATTTTTCAATGTGCCACCCCTTTATTAATTGGTGCCCTCATTGCTATTCAATTCAAGATGGCACCTTTAGATGTAGCGATAGTTGCGGCAGCAGCTTATGTCGGTTCGGGTGTAACCAAATTTGTTCCTCAGATTGTCAATCCAGCAACCAAAGCTCCTGGTGTATTTATTTCCGCAGGAACAGGGGATTTAATTAACACAATGATTACAGCTGGATTGGCTACCAGCCTGATCTTACTCGTTGGCAACCGTTTTGGTTCGGTTAAAATCGTTGCAGCCCCAATTCTAATCGGTGGGGGTGCTGGCTGGATTGGCCTGTTGATATTACCGTACGTAAGTAAAATTACGACGTGGTTAGGGACTGTTATTAATTCCTTTACTAATTTACAACCAATTTTTATGTGTATCTTAATTGCTTGCATGTTTGCAATTTTAATTATTTCTCCTATTTCAACTGTAGCAATTGGAATGGCTATCCAATTAAATGGTCTTTCAGCTGGGGCTGCAGCAATGGGTGTGGCCGCAACAACAATCGTCTTAGTTGTTCACTCATGGCGGACAAATAAATCCGGTATTACCTTGGCAGTGGCTCTGGGGGCTATGAAGATGATGATGCCTAATTTATTTAGACATCCAATTATTTTACTGCCAACCCTGATAACTGCAATTGTTTCTGCCATTCCGGTAGCCTTATTCCATGTTAGCGGAACGCCGGCATCAGCTGGTTTTGGGTTAGTCGGATTAGTTGGTCCGCTTGCTTCAATTGATGCGGGCAAGGCTAGCATTAGCGTCATTCTAGCATTAGTAGTTTGGATTGTTATTCCGGCTGTGGTAGCAATTATTTGCCGCTTTGTTTTTGAAAAAATCTTTCATGTATATGATGAAAAAATTGTTTTCGCATACTTAGGTGAATAA
- a CDS encoding glycoside hydrolase family 3 protein, which produces MTDLSKKPYNLSAAQIDFVKQKVASMSTDAKIGQLFFVIGEDEENTDLKAFVEKYQPGGIMYRPDDAKKLQHEIATSQKASDIPLLIAANLEAGGNGLVNGGTWFGRPLQIAATDDAQNAYNLGDVSGYEAKQVGGNMSFAPIVDLDQNFRNPIMNVRTYGSDKERVIRMSDAQIAGLNANHVIPVAKHFPGDGVDERDQHLLSSINSLSADEWMKSYGEIYHHLIDNGLPSIMIAHIMQPAWERRLEPGIEDKDLRPASTSKLLINGLLRKVLNFNGLTITDATPMIGYNAIMKRSEALPATINAGIDMILFNKDIDEDYQFITDAVANGTIPMSRVDEAVTRIIATKVAQGVMNTAGELCEPSSSNFDLKLAEHEKLAAKVAEESVTLVKDRDQLLPITPKKYPRVRLVVLGDTDDGGFKEGGKVTAKFKEKLEEKGFQVSVFDRKHLDFQEVFEGGVQFEKDRFDLAFYVANVETASNQTTTRLDWIHLMAADAPWFMKDIPTVFVSTCNPYHLFDIPMVSTYVNAYTGNDVTIDALLKKMMGQEEFLGKNPVDPFCGRFDTRL; this is translated from the coding sequence ATGACAGACCTATCTAAAAAACCTTATAACTTGTCTGCTGCGCAAATTGACTTTGTCAAGCAAAAAGTAGCAAGCATGTCAACCGATGCCAAAATCGGTCAACTTTTCTTTGTTATCGGTGAAGACGAAGAAAACACGGACTTGAAAGCATTTGTCGAAAAATATCAACCAGGCGGAATTATGTACCGTCCCGATGATGCCAAAAAACTGCAACACGAAATTGCAACTTCACAAAAAGCAAGTGACATTCCACTTTTAATCGCAGCTAACCTTGAAGCTGGTGGTAATGGACTTGTTAATGGCGGTACATGGTTCGGCCGCCCATTACAGATTGCTGCAACTGATGATGCTCAAAACGCTTATAACTTAGGAGATGTCTCTGGTTACGAAGCAAAACAAGTTGGTGGCAACATGTCATTTGCACCAATCGTCGACTTGGACCAAAACTTCCGTAATCCAATTATGAATGTCCGGACTTATGGGAGTGATAAGGAACGAGTAATTAGAATGTCTGATGCTCAAATTGCCGGATTAAATGCTAACCACGTTATTCCTGTTGCCAAGCACTTCCCTGGTGATGGTGTCGATGAACGTGACCAGCACTTATTGAGTTCGATTAATTCGCTTTCGGCTGATGAATGGATGAAATCCTACGGAGAAATTTATCATCACTTAATTGATAATGGTTTACCAAGTATCATGATTGCTCATATTATGCAGCCTGCTTGGGAACGCCGACTTGAGCCAGGAATTGAAGATAAAGATTTACGACCGGCTTCAACTTCTAAGCTTTTAATTAACGGCTTACTTCGGAAAGTTTTGAACTTCAACGGCTTAACCATTACTGACGCAACGCCAATGATTGGTTATAACGCAATCATGAAGCGCTCAGAAGCTTTACCTGCAACAATCAATGCCGGTATTGACATGATTCTCTTTAATAAAGATATTGACGAAGATTATCAATTTATTACTGATGCCGTAGCTAACGGAACTATTCCAATGTCACGCGTTGATGAAGCTGTTACGAGAATTATCGCAACTAAGGTAGCACAAGGCGTAATGAATACCGCAGGTGAACTTTGTGAACCTTCATCAAGTAATTTCGACTTAAAGCTAGCAGAACACGAAAAGCTTGCTGCTAAGGTTGCTGAAGAATCAGTAACGCTTGTTAAGGATCGTGATCAATTACTGCCAATAACACCGAAGAAATATCCACGAGTTCGTCTTGTCGTTTTAGGTGATACGGATGATGGCGGCTTTAAAGAAGGTGGTAAAGTAACTGCCAAGTTTAAAGAAAAACTTGAGGAAAAAGGATTCCAGGTTTCCGTCTTTGACCGAAAGCACTTAGACTTCCAAGAAGTTTTTGAAGGTGGCGTCCAATTTGAAAAAGATCGCTTTGACCTTGCCTTTTACGTTGCCAATGTTGAAACTGCAAGTAACCAAACCACCACTAGATTAGATTGGATTCATTTAATGGCCGCAGATGCACCATGGTTCATGAAGGACATCCCAACTGTCTTTGTTTCCACTTGCAACCCTTACCACCTCTTTGATATCCCAATGGTTTCAACTTACGTCAATGCATATACTGGCAACGATGTTACTATTGATGCTTTATTAAAGAAAATGATGGGTCAAGAAGAATTTCTCGGTAAAAACCCAGTAGATCCTTTCTGCGGTCGCTTCGATACCCGTCTATAG
- a CDS encoding alpha-L-rhamnosidase, which yields MEINQITINHLTEPLGYDLDNHLRVDFNLTSSAAMQNTKKRVVVKADQEIYDSDWQDYKNNFFDFAINLQPRTRYELTVSVKNANDESSKNSFFETGKMAEPFTASWIGNSNKDLQNTLLLKNFALTKPVKSARLYMTGLGVYEAYLNKEKVGNEILAPGVTAYDQLVQVQTYDVTRLLQKSSDQELLISLGDGWYKGNFGFDGGQDNIYGDRQMAIAELHVQYDDNSTETILSDSSWKTTSGKITKSAIYYGEDYDDTHVIADWEPVTVLDHPKEILHDRLSLPLKVNEYLPVKEIITTPAGETVLDFGQNHAGWPEFFNRKNSGTTLKLQVGEILQNGNFYRDNLREARAAFHYTSNGEQKWVRPHFTYYGYRYVKVTGNTKPLTKEDFRSAVIYSDMKTTGAIKTDNAKVNRLLANVMWSQKSNFFDVPTDCPQRDERLGWSGDADIFSSTAVLNMDAYAFFKKYARDMQIEQNNHDGMLTMYAPAMGNDSGGAAIWGDAATVIPWTVYEAYGDPAILRQNYSSMKAWVDWISQSTSTPNLWTGCFQFGDWLSLDGENPAMPTGKTDEDFIASVYYYYSSSIVSAAAKVLGHQEDAAKYAEQAKAIKQAIRAEYITNNGRLAIDTQTAYALALRFDLIPEEQKKRVVSDLVTRLGKDNNHLKTGFVGTPLICQVLSENGEHKLATQIFLNEDFPSWLYAVNLGATTIWERWNSVLPDGSMNPEGMNSLNHYSIGAIMQWVYQQVLGLHHQENGYQKVEFAPQFDYRLKHVQGHYESSYGDLQIEYQLEKDEKHTIEINLTIPFGQTVTVKLPRTNGQVQVNGVSESLPLTLTGGKYAISYQPVTSYIEYYNLAMPAKQLMADQELVKKLEPINDVFGFLKDPKNLETFGGSSLTEMNVMLPFINISDDDFAKIKEIMVQTPLASERKFLNERRTV from the coding sequence ATTGAAATTAATCAGATTACAATTAATCATTTAACCGAACCACTTGGTTATGATTTAGATAATCATTTACGGGTTGACTTTAATCTTACTAGTTCTGCCGCTATGCAGAACACAAAGAAAAGAGTCGTAGTTAAAGCTGATCAAGAAATTTACGATTCAGACTGGCAAGATTACAAGAATAACTTTTTTGATTTTGCGATTAACTTGCAGCCTAGAACGCGCTATGAATTAACCGTTTCGGTAAAAAATGCTAACGATGAAAGCAGTAAAAATAGTTTCTTTGAAACGGGTAAAATGGCTGAGCCATTCACTGCAAGTTGGATTGGCAATTCTAATAAAGATCTTCAAAATACTTTGCTTTTAAAGAACTTTGCGTTAACAAAGCCGGTAAAAAGTGCTCGTCTTTACATGACCGGTCTAGGAGTTTATGAAGCCTACCTGAATAAGGAAAAAGTTGGCAATGAAATATTGGCCCCCGGTGTAACCGCCTATGACCAATTGGTTCAAGTGCAAACTTATGACGTAACCAGACTTCTTCAAAAATCCTCTGACCAAGAATTATTAATTTCACTTGGTGATGGTTGGTATAAAGGCAATTTTGGTTTTGATGGCGGCCAAGACAATATCTATGGCGATCGCCAAATGGCTATTGCTGAATTACATGTTCAATACGATGATAATTCAACAGAAACAATTTTAAGTGATTCCTCCTGGAAAACTACTTCCGGTAAAATCACTAAGTCGGCTATCTATTATGGTGAGGATTATGATGATACTCATGTAATAGCTGACTGGGAGCCGGTAACCGTACTCGATCATCCTAAAGAAATTCTACATGATCGTTTGAGCTTACCTCTTAAAGTTAACGAATACCTTCCAGTTAAAGAAATAATTACGACACCTGCTGGTGAAACGGTCTTAGATTTTGGTCAAAATCATGCTGGATGGCCAGAATTCTTTAACCGGAAAAATAGCGGCACTACACTTAAATTACAGGTTGGCGAAATTCTGCAAAATGGTAATTTTTACCGTGACAATTTGAGAGAGGCTCGGGCAGCATTCCACTATACTTCAAATGGTGAACAAAAATGGGTTCGTCCCCACTTCACTTATTACGGCTACCGCTATGTCAAAGTTACTGGCAATACTAAACCACTAACTAAGGAAGATTTTAGGTCAGCAGTGATCTATTCAGACATGAAAACTACTGGGGCTATTAAGACAGATAATGCCAAGGTTAATCGCCTGTTAGCTAACGTAATGTGGAGTCAAAAGAGCAACTTCTTTGATGTACCAACAGATTGTCCGCAGCGTGATGAACGTCTTGGATGGTCTGGAGACGCAGACATTTTTTCAAGTACTGCTGTCTTAAACATGGATGCATACGCATTCTTTAAGAAGTATGCCCGTGACATGCAAATTGAGCAAAACAATCACGATGGCATGCTCACTATGTATGCCCCAGCAATGGGTAATGACAGTGGTGGAGCCGCTATTTGGGGTGATGCTGCAACCGTCATTCCGTGGACAGTTTATGAAGCATACGGTGATCCAGCAATTTTAAGGCAAAACTATTCCAGTATGAAGGCTTGGGTTGACTGGATTAGTCAATCGACTTCAACACCAAATCTTTGGACAGGATGCTTCCAGTTTGGTGATTGGTTATCACTTGATGGTGAAAATCCAGCAATGCCTACTGGTAAAACTGATGAAGACTTCATTGCCTCCGTTTACTACTACTATTCAAGTTCAATCGTTTCTGCCGCTGCTAAAGTTTTAGGTCATCAAGAAGATGCAGCAAAATACGCTGAACAGGCTAAAGCTATCAAGCAGGCTATTAGAGCTGAATATATCACGAACAACGGGCGTCTAGCAATTGACACCCAGACTGCTTATGCATTAGCACTGCGCTTTGACTTAATTCCTGAAGAACAGAAAAAGCGTGTCGTAAGTGATTTAGTGACACGCCTTGGTAAGGATAATAATCATCTAAAGACTGGTTTCGTGGGTACCCCATTAATTTGTCAAGTATTGTCAGAAAACGGTGAGCATAAATTAGCTACCCAAATTTTCTTAAACGAAGATTTTCCAAGTTGGCTTTATGCCGTTAACCTTGGAGCTACTACCATTTGGGAACGTTGGAACTCAGTTTTACCTGACGGTTCAATGAACCCTGAAGGAATGAATTCATTAAATCATTACTCCATCGGAGCAATCATGCAGTGGGTTTATCAGCAAGTTCTCGGTCTTCATCATCAAGAAAACGGCTACCAAAAAGTTGAGTTTGCACCACAATTTGATTATCGTCTTAAACATGTTCAGGGCCATTATGAAAGCTCATATGGTGACCTGCAAATTGAATATCAACTTGAAAAAGACGAAAAACACACGATTGAAATTAACTTAACTATTCCATTTGGACAAACAGTAACGGTTAAATTGCCTCGGACTAACGGACAAGTGCAAGTCAATGGCGTAAGTGAAAGCCTACCATTGACCCTTACCGGCGGAAAATATGCTATTAGCTACCAACCAGTAACTAGTTACATTGAATATTACAATTTAGCAATGCCTGCCAAGCAACTTATGGCTGACCAGGAATTAGTTAAAAAATTAGAACCAATCAATGACGTATTTGGCTTTTTGAAAGATCCTAAGAATCTGGAAACTTTTGGTGGTAGTTCTTTAACCGAGATGAACGTGATGCTCCCATTTATTAATATTTCAGATGATGATTTTGCAAAAATCAAAGAAATCATGGTACAAACACCATTAGCAAGTGAAAGGAAGTTCTTAAATGAAAGGCGTACTGTTTGA
- a CDS encoding MFS transporter has protein sequence MKEKTETPKHVLAIISCALMAFVSILTETSLNVTFPTLMKQFHIGLGLVQWTTTGYLLMIAVIMVSSSYLNDRFSARQLFLTAAIAFIGGSLVAGFAQNFWVLLAGRLISSVGAGLSIPLMFNLVVELMPQEKWGFYMGLTGLVVILAPSLGPTFGGTVVYYFGWPLIFHIVSGIALLVLLLGFFTVEQYHEKKHPSFDWLSYGVIAAAMVIFNIGFNRISNGLTDLGFWLSMIVVAILVFIFIKLSKTSDKKLINLAIFKNKPFIFAMISYLLLQFINIGTSFVLPNYVQIVNHASSLVGGLVLLPGCILSGILNPWFGHIYDEKGPKIPFLTGTLFCFSASLLFTIFGLKISTLLVGVFYGIMIIGRQMAFNNTMAEASKLQPDELHTDATAVFQTGQQYAGSMGTTVMATIISAWQKRPGNYAVLTAQGSQVAFLVMTVISVIIFLSYLNLFRLEAQK, from the coding sequence ATGAAAGAGAAAACAGAAACGCCCAAACACGTTTTGGCAATCATTAGCTGTGCTTTAATGGCCTTTGTCTCAATTTTGACGGAAACTAGTTTAAATGTTACCTTTCCGACGTTAATGAAACAATTTCATATCGGTTTAGGGCTAGTGCAGTGGACAACTACAGGCTATTTGCTAATGATTGCTGTGATTATGGTTTCGAGTTCTTATTTGAATGACCGTTTTTCGGCTAGGCAGTTATTTTTAACTGCTGCCATAGCTTTTATTGGCGGCTCGCTTGTTGCCGGGTTTGCCCAAAATTTCTGGGTTTTACTAGCTGGTCGATTGATTTCATCAGTCGGGGCAGGTTTATCAATTCCATTAATGTTTAATCTGGTTGTTGAATTGATGCCACAAGAAAAGTGGGGCTTTTATATGGGCTTAACGGGCTTGGTCGTCATTTTGGCACCATCACTAGGCCCAACCTTTGGTGGAACAGTTGTATATTACTTTGGCTGGCCATTAATTTTTCATATTGTTTCCGGTATCGCTTTGTTGGTGTTATTACTTGGATTTTTTACGGTTGAACAGTATCATGAAAAAAAGCACCCAAGTTTTGACTGGCTAAGTTACGGTGTTATTGCGGCAGCAATGGTTATCTTTAATATTGGCTTTAACCGCATCAGCAATGGCTTAACTGATCTTGGGTTTTGGCTTAGTATGATTGTTGTCGCAATTCTGGTGTTCATTTTTATTAAATTATCTAAGACGAGCGATAAGAAGCTCATTAATTTAGCTATTTTCAAGAATAAACCATTCATCTTTGCGATGATCTCATACTTGTTATTACAGTTTATTAATATTGGTACAAGTTTTGTTTTACCTAACTACGTTCAGATCGTTAATCATGCTAGTTCTTTGGTCGGCGGCTTGGTCTTATTACCTGGCTGTATTTTAAGTGGTATCTTGAATCCTTGGTTTGGCCATATTTATGATGAAAAAGGCCCAAAGATTCCATTTTTGACGGGAACATTGTTCTGCTTCAGTGCCAGCTTATTATTTACCATTTTTGGCCTAAAAATTTCTACGCTTTTAGTCGGTGTTTTTTACGGCATTATGATTATTGGTCGGCAAATGGCCTTTAATAATACAATGGCGGAGGCTTCGAAACTGCAACCAGATGAACTGCATACTGATGCAACCGCGGTATTTCAAACAGGGCAACAATATGCTGGTTCAATGGGCACGACAGTGATGGCAACAATTATTTCAGCTTGGCAAAAAAGGCCGGGTAATTATGCCGTGTTAACTGCTCAAGGTAGTCAGGTAGCTTTTTTGGTCATGACTGTCATTAGTGTAATTATTTTTCTTAGCTATTTAAATTTATTTAGATTAGAAGCGCAAAAATAG
- the pgmB gene encoding beta-phosphoglucomutase, with protein MKGVLFDLDGVIADTSVYHFQAWRKLIKDHFNRDLPDELEKQTKGVSRKDSLTAILNYLDIKVSDADFQEMTDEKNKVFRELLASLTPQNILPGISDLISQFKQHDVKLSLASASLNGPYILEKLQLNSVFDAIADPSKVAAGKPAPDIFLAAASAINVDPKDCVGIEDSIAGIKAINKAGALSVGVGAKNELSEAKLLFPDTSALNYDQIESAWEEFK; from the coding sequence ATGAAAGGCGTACTGTTTGATCTTGACGGCGTAATTGCCGATACCTCCGTTTACCACTTTCAGGCATGGCGCAAATTAATTAAAGATCATTTTAACCGCGATTTGCCTGACGAATTAGAAAAGCAAACTAAAGGAGTTAGTCGTAAAGACTCTTTAACAGCAATCTTAAACTATCTCGATATCAAAGTTAGTGATGCGGATTTTCAAGAAATGACTGACGAAAAGAATAAAGTCTTTCGTGAATTACTTGCCAGTTTAACACCACAAAATATTCTTCCAGGAATATCTGATTTAATCTCCCAATTTAAACAACATGATGTTAAATTATCACTAGCTTCAGCCAGCCTTAATGGCCCTTATATCTTAGAGAAACTACAATTAAATTCTGTTTTTGATGCAATTGCTGATCCAAGCAAAGTGGCAGCGGGTAAACCTGCTCCGGATATTTTCCTAGCAGCAGCATCTGCAATCAATGTCGATCCTAAAGACTGTGTTGGAATTGAAGATTCAATTGCCGGTATTAAAGCAATTAATAAAGCCGGTGCACTTTCAGTTGGCGTTGGTGCTAAAAATGAGTTGAGTGAAGCAAAACTACTATTTCCTGATACCTCAGCCCTAAACTATGACCAAATAGAATCTGCTTGGGAAGAATTTAAGTAG
- a CDS encoding MFS transporter, producing the protein MNKKQISKAIGILSMNLLLMLATAVTSAIAAIARSFPKEPISKVQLIGSIPQLGQIIATALFAYLTFKMTRKNLGLLAVAVVGIAGVLPAIYSSSLNLILACMVLVGFGTGTITNVVPVLLQENFEGEARATAMGWATGVTNIGMMIFTALGGVLGSTNWRNLFWVYALALVVFILAFILIPQDTKLQNTDKNKDGGKKESFWTLLKQMNNLVYVLYLVNFMLSLAMMTFLSNQSIVLAAQGKGTAYVAMVTALGNVGGIITATFLTYIRKFTKKDTIAWGFIAFALSFICIVFSSNIVMHIIGNAFSGMGIVLVNATAPFEMSLLTDQKQFPLAISINTLLGSIAGMIVPMLLAAVKIAPGRDSYIAGIVISLVTAALLFITRFGSRVEKEQGKNK; encoded by the coding sequence ATGAATAAAAAACAAATATCTAAAGCAATAGGTATTTTGAGTATGAATCTATTGCTAATGCTGGCTACAGCAGTTACTTCCGCTATTGCGGCAATTGCTAGGTCATTTCCCAAGGAGCCTATTTCTAAAGTACAGTTAATTGGCTCGATTCCACAATTAGGTCAGATTATTGCTACGGCATTATTTGCATATTTAACTTTTAAGATGACCAGAAAAAATTTAGGACTTTTAGCAGTTGCTGTTGTCGGAATTGCCGGCGTTTTACCAGCAATCTATAGTAGCAGCTTAAACTTAATCCTAGCTTGTATGGTGCTAGTTGGTTTTGGTACTGGTACCATTACTAACGTTGTTCCTGTATTATTGCAAGAAAACTTTGAAGGTGAAGCAAGAGCTACAGCAATGGGTTGGGCAACCGGTGTAACTAATATCGGAATGATGATTTTTACTGCTTTAGGTGGTGTTTTAGGTAGCACTAACTGGAGAAACCTTTTCTGGGTTTATGCATTAGCTCTAGTTGTTTTCATCTTGGCATTTATCTTAATTCCACAAGATACCAAACTGCAAAATACTGATAAAAATAAAGATGGCGGCAAGAAAGAAAGCTTTTGGACTCTGTTAAAGCAAATGAACAACCTAGTATATGTTTTATACCTAGTTAACTTCATGCTTTCTTTGGCAATGATGACATTCTTGTCTAACCAATCAATTGTTTTGGCTGCACAAGGAAAAGGAACTGCTTATGTTGCTATGGTAACTGCTTTAGGTAATGTAGGTGGTATTATTACTGCGACATTCTTAACTTACATCAGAAAGTTCACTAAGAAAGATACAATTGCTTGGGGCTTTATTGCCTTTGCACTTTCATTTATTTGTATTGTCTTTTCATCAAATATTGTGATGCACATCATTGGTAATGCCTTTTCAGGAATGGGAATCGTCTTAGTTAATGCCACCGCACCATTTGAAATGTCACTTTTAACAGACCAAAAGCAATTCCCATTAGCAATTTCAATCAACACTTTGTTAGGTTCGATTGCTGGTATGATTGTGCCAATGTTATTAGCAGCTGTTAAAATTGCACCAGGACGTGATTCATATATTGCCGGAATAGTTATTTCTTTAGTAACTGCTGCGTTATTATTTATCACTCGGTTTGGTTCTAGAGTTGAAAAAGAACAAGGTAAAAACAAATAA
- a CDS encoding alpha/beta hydrolase, giving the protein MKVEQYNLDEDNPNVTLTTYVLDDSPETLKGKPRPAIIICPGGGFFSCTDREAEPVAMYFASMGYHSFVLRYTTYFSHGLEMPDLSKPLPLKKETIYPKQIRQLGQAMLLIKRNAEKWHVNPDQIGVCGFSAGGHVASLYATRYNEAVLTDYLNASSEQLRPAFAIIGYALTDYHLLDQQLRAKKDSPGEYAFMKASNVAYAGVEFPDKELESEISPVDHVDSETPPFFIWTTATDPLISPLSSLHMASCLAENKIPYEIHVFGEGTHGLSLATQAVADSKSQIEPIVGQWTTLCTKWLEKRFALDLPAKSPFEEMKDKEESNAKN; this is encoded by the coding sequence ATGAAGGTTGAACAATATAACTTAGATGAAGATAACCCTAATGTTACTCTGACTACCTATGTTTTGGATGATTCACCAGAAACACTAAAGGGCAAGCCAAGACCAGCAATTATTATTTGTCCTGGTGGTGGTTTCTTTAGTTGTACTGATCGTGAAGCAGAACCCGTCGCAATGTATTTTGCATCAATGGGCTATCATAGTTTTGTACTGCGCTACACAACTTACTTTAGTCATGGCTTAGAAATGCCTGACTTATCCAAGCCTTTGCCATTAAAAAAGGAGACAATATATCCTAAGCAAATTCGACAATTAGGCCAGGCAATGCTTTTGATTAAAAGAAATGCTGAAAAATGGCATGTCAATCCTGATCAAATAGGTGTGTGTGGCTTTTCAGCTGGTGGTCATGTTGCGTCGCTCTATGCTACCAGGTATAACGAGGCTGTTTTAACTGATTATTTGAATGCAAGTAGTGAACAATTGCGACCAGCATTTGCAATTATTGGCTACGCTCTTACTGATTATCATTTGTTAGACCAGCAATTGCGTGCTAAGAAAGATTCACCTGGTGAATATGCCTTTATGAAAGCTTCTAACGTGGCTTATGCTGGTGTTGAGTTTCCAGATAAAGAATTGGAAAGTGAGATCAGTCCAGTTGATCACGTTGATAGTGAAACACCACCATTCTTTATTTGGACAACAGCAACTGATCCATTAATTTCTCCACTTAGTTCATTACATATGGCATCCTGCTTAGCAGAAAATAAAATTCCGTATGAAATTCACGTTTTTGGAGAGGGAACTCATGGCTTAAGCTTGGCAACGCAAGCTGTGGCTGATTCCAAGTCACAAATTGAACCAATTGTTGGCCAATGGACAACTCTATGTACAAAATGGTTAGAAAAACGCTTTGCCTTAGACTTGCCCGCAAAGAGTCCTTTTGAGGAAATGAAGGATAAAGAAGAAAGCAACGCTAAAAATTAA
- a CDS encoding AraC family transcriptional regulator — MKEEILRLLRKNNSPRNWSDVLATVEKNGNLTKKVGQIGDEPIYRFFDTYSDDLTLNSSSISIAAQPTKSFIPYHIHDYVEIMIPLIEDCVVVLEHSEIKVKQNNLIFMGNRTIHKVKPISKKGVVVNIALRSSAFSLNELDYLNHRENGSNISNILFSLLSNEEYGEGRYSLFEVNHDAKITNLIYDIISEYYHPDIQSDQLIRLEMLTLFSLLIRQAANAEIKVKDFRKKNNNLLSLLLYIEKHYSNITLQKMATHFGFNPNYLSDYLKKHTGKTFIQLVHLQRINVAAEYLTYTTAPIERIATRVGYENPSYFYKIFKKYFGISPAEYRQKNS; from the coding sequence TTGAAAGAAGAAATATTGCGTCTATTGCGAAAAAATAATTCACCCCGAAATTGGTCGGATGTTCTCGCTACGGTTGAAAAAAACGGTAATCTAACAAAAAAAGTCGGACAAATTGGGGATGAACCAATCTACCGCTTTTTTGACACTTATTCGGATGACCTAACACTTAACAGCAGTTCTATTTCAATTGCAGCACAACCGACTAAGTCTTTTATTCCATATCATATTCATGATTATGTTGAAATAATGATCCCATTAATTGAAGACTGTGTGGTGGTATTAGAGCATTCCGAAATTAAAGTTAAACAAAACAACTTAATTTTTATGGGAAATAGAACTATTCATAAAGTTAAGCCAATAAGTAAAAAAGGAGTGGTTGTTAACATTGCATTACGAAGTTCAGCCTTTTCTTTAAATGAGCTTGACTATTTAAACCACCGCGAAAATGGTTCTAACATTTCCAATATTTTATTTTCCCTTTTATCCAATGAGGAATATGGTGAGGGACGTTATAGCCTATTTGAGGTTAACCATGATGCTAAGATCACTAATTTGATCTATGACATTATTTCAGAATATTACCACCCTGATATTCAGTCCGATCAGTTAATTCGGCTGGAAATGCTCACGTTATTTTCACTGCTAATTAGGCAAGCGGCTAATGCTGAAATCAAGGTGAAGGATTTTCGCAAGAAAAACAATAACTTACTGTCACTTCTTTTATATATTGAAAAACACTACAGTAACATTACATTGCAAAAGATGGCCACCCACTTTGGCTTTAATCCCAATTATTTATCCGACTATCTAAAAAAGCATACTGGTAAGACCTTTATTCAGTTAGTGCATTTACAGCGAATCAATGTTGCAGCTGAATACTTAACCTATACGACAGCGCCAATTGAAAGGATTGCAACTAGGGTAGGTTATGAAAATCCTTCGTATTTTTACAAAATTTTCAAAAAGTATTTTGGGATTTCACCAGCTGAATACCGTCAAAAAAATAGTTAA